In the genome of Populus nigra chromosome 19, ddPopNigr1.1, whole genome shotgun sequence, the window TACGGCATTTGCAGACCACCATTGCAGAGAGCTGGAGGAGAATCTAGGAAGGGAGCtccaattttacaaaaataatttgctaAATGGCTAGAGGGAGAtctaattgataaataaaaatctgacGCTTAATTATGAAGactatttttcttcttcgttttttttactcttttcagTTAATTGAATTTAGTTGGTAAGTATGTCGagaacaaagagagagagtCCCTATGGATTCGTGATTTTGGCCATGGAGATCCGTTTCTGTTTTTACGTCTctctctttaatatttttctttttatttttaaagatggtTAGATTGGCCCTGATCTAAGAGATTGGGTCGAGATATTTCTAGCTGACTCGATGAAAATTGATTAATGGGCTCATTGGGCTCGTACTCTTCCGCCCCCTTAATCTCTCTTACTTCATACAACAGGAACCGATGCAAGCCACCTCAGTTcctataaaataacattttatagtttaaaattttatttatttatttatagtgctcatacattttttttttagtttgtgatGGAAAATGATATGAAAGATGAGGGGTGGAAAGTGGAAACCATAATATATTTTGGGAGCCAGGTCACACTCAAAGTGTcgaatgtttttaatttgaatcttGAATATTTTAGCTTTTCGTAATAATTAAGCATTTTAACCTTTCAAGACTATTATATTCTATCCATGATCTTTCCTagttttctcattttaaaattcattctaGTAGTTTATTTATTTCGACACCCCTCTTGCGAACATTTATTTCCTTCCTGTAAATGACtatcataaaaattaacatgataaaaataaaaatatcttatcaatgttatttttcttttctccaggCCTAATATTTAAATTAGCTTATAATCTTTTGTATCAGCTCATTGGCAAGGTTTTAAAAGGGTTTGTTAGCACAAATAAGTTAAGTTAGTGAATGTTAATGCGGAAACggttgatttttataaaaatatattaaaatgatcttgtttttgtttttttaaaataattttttatattggtacataaaaatctaaaaatagcttaaatttttttaaaaaaacaaataatgcacTACGGTGTAATagggtgtttggaagtgtgaCAACAGTTATTTTTCAAGgcactttttattatttttttaaaattattttaatatcactacatcaaaacaatttaaaaacatgaaaaaattgattttttttaaataaattgtttgcCCAACAAAATTCAATACTAATtatgtgtttgagattgtggtgaCGGTGACGgttcataatgttttttgtttagaaatatattaaaataaaaaaaatatttttgatattaatataacaaaatgatttaaatatatatatatataatattttaaataaaaaaattaaaatttcaagaaatacaATTTATACCTCGACACCACTAGCTAAGCTTCAACTCGGTTAATTTATAGATTGAgcttttaaggaaaaaataaaggtttaaattaatctattaaCCATGAGAAAtgagctaaaaaaaagaaagaaagcaagaggaAACACTGCGGTGAGCATCACCCTGCTCATCAGAGGCTGCCGCCATCTCATTtcgaatttaaaaattcaaattcccctctcctattattattttttttagtaaaaaaaaacagtaatacttaggctgcccctgctcgcactTTCAAATCTCCTTCTTCCCCCTCAAAACCCCAACAATCAAAACACCGGCTTCCTCGCGCTTTTTTGAATCTCCGTCAGTAAAATCACGCGATGACAGCTGTCATCCCGCCACAATTCTCCGGCCGCGAACTCTCGAATCCCCCAACCGACGGGATCTCGAACCTCCGATTCTCCAATCACAGCGACCACCTGCTCGTCTCCTCATGGGACAAGGTACACCCTCACCAATCAAATCACTCCCAATCTTAACATTTTACtgtaactcaatttttaattttgttatcgTAGACTGTGAGATTATACGACGCGGGTACTAATGTTTTGCGAGGAGAGTTTATGCACGGTGGTGCCGTGCTTGATTGCTGCTTCCACGACGATTCTTCCGGTTTCAGTGCCAGCGCCGACAACACCGTGCGACGGTTAGTGTTGAAGTGGATATTGCACTAAATTGCGAAACGTGTGGATTTAGGAGTTGACTTTGAGGAGTAGTTTATTATGTGAAGAATGTGTCTggggattttcttttttatactggtcaagatttttgaattttaatgatTTAGGTTGGTTTTTAACTACGAAAAGGAGGATATTTTGGGAAGGCATGATGCGCATGTTCGTTGTGTCGAGTACTCTTATGCTGCAGGTAGGTGTGTTTAAATTATGATTCATTTGATTGCTTATATATTGTACTTTTTCATTGCCGTGGAGGTTATGCTAGTTTtgtttgctttgtaattttgaaAGTGAAGTAGTTCTGGTGCGTATAACTTGAGCTTGTCAGATAAAAATCTGCCTCTAAATTCAGCTTCATCGTTGTTGATCTTGTGGACACTTGCATGTATGTCCAACTTGATCTGTTGTGCTTTAATGTTGTCTATCTGCATGAACTAAATGTGTGGCTTATTTGGTTATTGCTTTTGACTTGGATATTTTTGTTAGCAACAATGGTATATTTAGTAATAAGCCCTAGGGTTGCAAATGCGCAATCCAAGTGCAATAATGGACAAGTGAGACCTGAAGCAGTAAAACAGAGTAACATTTGAAAATGCCTAAACCAGTCAATCCAAAGAAAAATAGACTGGGAAGGTGGAGAATGACTAATTAACACATAGCCGAAgcgtagaaaatattttaagctCTAAAGATGAACAAACAGGCAGGACTACAAGAAAGAGGAGCAGAAAATGGCTTGTGGATACTGGTCTCATGTGCTCATCGAACttctatttttcaacttttctgTCATGTTAGTTGCTCTGAATAGATATCATACTGCTCTTGTGCTTGTGTTCgctgtatttacttgtaatgaGGCTCTAAAGAGTATTATATGGAATACAATGGGACAACCTTctccttatttaaaaaattatgccgTATTCCTCTCTTTAATTGCTTATCCATCTTTCTTTGACTACAGGGCAAGTAATCACTGGTAGCTGGGACAAAACACTTAAGTGTTGGGATCCTAGAGGAGCTAGTGGGCAAGAGCGCACCCTCATCGGCACATATCTGCAACCTGAGCGTGTTTACTCTCTATCTCTTGTTGGAAATCGTTTAGTAGTAGCTACTGCAGGAAGACACGTCAATGTCTATGATCTGCGAAATATGTCTCAACCTGAGCAAAGGAGAGAATCATCTTTGAAATATCAAACTCGATGTGTGCGTTGTTACCCCAATGGCACAGGTATTGATCATAACACTGAACTGACATTGTTTTCGCAGTCACTGTTGCCATATTTTATGATGGGAGAAATCATGTCATTTGGGCTACCTCTCAATTGAAAGTCACCCTGTTTCCAATGCATTTATATTTGCTTGTGCAATGGCTTTCTTAAATTTATGTGTTATGAggttatttctattttcttgtattttgctTTAAATCTCAAGAAATTCACTTAAACAGAAAAGTGATTAAGGAATCTTCTAATACTCATATAGCTGAGCTCTATGTTCTGCTCTTCCATGAATAGCATCCTCTTGGCTTCAATTAGTTCAATGTGCAGGGAAAGTGTCTGGTATATGCAATGGTGATTTCCATCTATGTCATGAATTTGTCTTGCATTATTGGTTTAAAGTTCTCTCATGGATGACTCTTATTCACTTGAATTACATGATGCAGGATATGCACTCAGTTCTGTTGAAGGGCGAGTAGCGATGGAGTTTTTTGATTCTTCAGAGGCCAGTCAGGCAAAAAAGTATGGTTCATTTTCCTCTGCACCATCCAGCATAGTGCAAATTTGATTATGTTCTTCTCCCTCATCGTCTTTTACATTTATATGACTTTCATGGCTTTCGGTTAGATGACCAAGGAAATAACTTGGTGGAACACTTCTAATGTTGCATGATAAATGTTTATACTTTGCTCCTCTTGCATGCTAATTTCAGGAACTAATGGGTGTTTTCAAACAAATCCGTGTGATACAATAAAGTAGAACTTTTTGTTATCCTCCATAGCTCTTCCTCTGTGGGAGAAATTTTGAGGATGAATTAGTCTGTCAGCTCATCCCAGATTAGGTCAATAGCAATATGAAACTTGTATAAAGAGTGAATGGAACCTACATTGGATATGTAATAATTAATCCATGTGTCATGCCACTATTGACCTAGTTTATGGACGAGTTGGTAGACAGAGCAACAATTTCTCCTTCTGTGGGATGAACTTTTTGTACTTTCATGTGGGGTGTGCTCTCTATTCTCAAAAAAGTTGTGGTTTcttgttatcattttttatgtggTCTCTCTCCATAATCTGGCGATGATATGCATGTCTCATTTGTATAAGCTATCTAGTCATGAAATTGCACTTAGTGTAACTGTGTAAAAATGAAAGCAGCACATGTATCTTTAGGAGATAAATCCTCCATCGTTTATTTAATTGGATGCCCTTAGGGTATAACTATGTAAAAATGAAAGCAGCCTCGTGTATTATTAAGAGATAATAACCTTCGTCTTTCATTCAATGGTTTTGATAAAGTTGAAACTTTATGCAGATATGCATTCAAGTGTCATCGAAAGTCAGAGGCTGGAAGAGACATTGTCTATCCCGTAAATGCTATTGCTTTCCATCCTGTGTAAGTTTCTGAATGCTCTCTCTATACATTGGATTTATGAACTTTTGATTGACAAAATAAGATGGATGGACAGATTCTATATAATCACCAAAATGTTGATCTTCATCGTGTAATACTTTCTCTTTGTATAGTCCCTGTCCTTGTAATGCAGTTGTATCTAGCTCAAGATAAATGACTCGTCTGCTGTTTAGTGGCTGGGCTGGTCTTGAGTCTTGACTTGGCAAAAGGTTACTCTAAATGAAAATTGTGTGAATAAATGGACTGGAACAACAATATGATGCATAAGACACGAACATCAAACCCCAACTTTTATGAATTTTGAAGTTCTTGTTAATGATTAGCAGACATTCACCACTTTTTCCAAGCTGACAAGTTCTCATGGAGTAATTGgatgaattttttcttcataGAGGAGCATTCTTTCCATTTGTCAGATCCAGGAGTCCATAACTATTATTTTTGCCTAACTTAATTTCATTGAAGCATCCAAGTAGTTATGTCTTGATCAAGATTTTAGCCTGATTGGTTTCTCCATTTCTGAACTTACAATGACTGAAGTTGATATCTTGTTTGGCATGTGGTGATACTACCATCTCGTTTCTCTTTGTTGGGTCACTTTATCTTACTTTCAGACTCAACTTGCAGCTATGGTACATTTGCAACTGGAGGTTGTGATGGTTTCATCAACATATGGGATGGGAACAACAAAAAGAGACTGTATCAGGTACATGATCACTGGACATCTGAAAGCATTAATTTACTAGTGGAAAGCTTATATCGTGTTCTTGTTGTAATTTTACCCTTTTCAGTACTCAAAGTATCCATCAAGTATTGCAGCACTTTCATTTAGCAGAGATGGCAGTCTATTGGCTGTGGCATCAAGTTACACTTATGAAGAGGGAGATAAACCGTAAGAGTTGTTATAATCTCACTCTCCGTCTCTCTTCCATGTTGTTTGCTCTGATTGTTGCAAGTTCATTTTGCAGGCATGAGCCAGATGCTATCTTTGTACGAAGTGTGAATGAAATAGAAGTCaagccaaaaccaaaaccatacCCCAACCCCCCAGCATAACTTAGTCTGGTAATCTTGGATATGCAGTGTCTTATGGTTTTCTAGGCTTTATTCTTTCCTATGAAGCTCTCCAAACTTGATGTGAACTAATCCTTGAATCAAGTTGGATTGTCCCTGTTGtctcatattattttaagtgaTCATATAGGTTTGTGCTAAGAACTTTGGATTCTGTAAGCATTCGTCTATCTAGTCTCCTAGATACACAACTGAATGTGACCGAGCAACTCTTTCTTATCATTATGCAAAGACTTGCAGCTAAGACGAGTTTaggatgaggttttttttttttttttgcaaggtcTAGAAAGCTCTGTTTAAATGAAATCGTTGACAATCTGATAGGACCACCGGCACAAACACTTTAAATGGAGGCTCGATTGACCAGGGGAACAATCTGTAAAGAGAactggataaaatttaaatgggtTTTTGCTTGTCTAATGTTCATATGGCCTTGTTTTTTTGCCACTGATTTGGCGATATTTATAGTCATTTAAATAGAGATCCCTAGTAAACAGCTCATCCTTCATCCAATAAATGAATGTGCTAATACAGTCCGCTGCATCTAAATTCTatatttgatgatttaattataattttattaggaaATGCATGAGAATTCTGTGCTACTTTCGTTTTTCATTCCTGAGCAAATTATACATGAGCCACAACAAGAATGTTTCTCGGTGGAAATTGAATTATCAGTTATCACTCTGATGGATGGGCAAACCGAGGCCGCCATGCAGTGTGCGCCAACTCAGCTTTAAACGGCGTATAATCAATTTTCATTTGGATATATACACGGTATCTCTTAATTCTTCGTGATATTGACCACATTTCTGATTTCTATTTGCATTTTAGGGGGCTGGTCTGGTTTGAGTGCTTGAGAGTTACTTTAATAGACATTTCAGTAGCTATTTGGTACAGTGgtagagtttattttttaagataatttttttatgaaatatattaaaataatattttttattttttaaaatttattttcattattagtATATCACCCGatcaagaaacataaaaaaataatttaaaataaaaaaatatttaaaaattagctAAATGATGGTTCAATTATTGCACCAAACAAGAACctagtaaaatttttatttattaaaaaaagaatagattAAAATGGTATGTCCATCAATGTTTAAACTTAAGCATTTTGCGGAGTCCGTAAAATGTTAAACTGTAAGCTATGACATTATCAGCAAAATAACctaaattaagaatatattattcCAATTCAATTGctttaagaaatataaaaaaaaaacccgacaaTCTAggcattgaattaaattgagaaaattgtGTGCTCTTAGTTCATATATCTTCCCAATAAGTCAATAAATCCTAACAAACCACAAGGTGAGATGTAacgcaaaaaaaacaaaaaaaatcagctgAGTGAATGCCACTtgattgaaatatattttttgatgaaatttttagttatagaattattcaaaatttgaaaggaaaagctGCAGACACATATTGCGAAATGCTAACTAAAGCGATTTGCATTTTGAGAGGGTTTTGCATCCTATCGAGGATTTG includes:
- the LOC133679773 gene encoding mitotic checkpoint protein BUB3.1 — its product is MTAVIPPQFSGRELSNPPTDGISNLRFSNHSDHLLVSSWDKTVRLYDAGTNVLRGEFMHGGAVLDCCFHDDSSGFSASADNTVRRLVFNYEKEDILGRHDAHVRCVEYSYAAGQVITGSWDKTLKCWDPRGASGQERTLIGTYLQPERVYSLSLVGNRLVVATAGRHVNVYDLRNMSQPEQRRESSLKYQTRCVRCYPNGTGYALSSVEGRVAMEFFDSSEASQAKKYAFKCHRKSEAGRDIVYPVNAIAFHPVYGTFATGGCDGFINIWDGNNKKRLYQYSKYPSSIAALSFSRDGSLLAVASSYTYEEGDKPHEPDAIFVRSVNEIEVKPKPKPYPNPPA